A window from Methanomassiliicoccus sp. encodes these proteins:
- the gyrB gene encoding DNA topoisomerase (ATP-hydrolyzing) subunit B, whose amino-acid sequence MEDSNYGADKIQVLEGLQAVRKRPGMYIGSTDARGLHHLVYEVVDNSIDEVMAGFCTKIDVVINADGSVTVSDDGRGIPTGIHEKYGRPAVELVVTTLHAGGKFDRKSYKVSGGLHGVGLSVVNALSQYLETTVMREGHIHRMRCERGVLTHPLEVVGETTETGTQQHFRPDGEIFEDLNFDADTLSHHLQDLAYLNKGVRITFRDLRAGKEREEVFHAEGGIVEFVDHLNKNKVVMHERPIYLTCEREDVMVEVAMQYTDAFSESVFSYVNNINTIEGGTHLMGFRSALTRSINDYAKRNKLLKDSDENLSGDDVREGLTAIISVKIPEPQFEGQTKTKLGNSEVKGIVDSCVYEKFNQFLDENPKVAEACIRRSILAYQAREAARKARELTRRKGFLEGGGLPGKLADCQEKDPASSELFIVEGDSAGGCFSGDTKVALADGRNLSFEQLVVEQAKGREHFCYTIRKDGKIGIERAINARVTKRNAEVVQVSLDNGESIECTPDHHFMLRDGSYRQASELRCGDSLMPLYRKLSDKNEPGITIDGYEMVWDPSSEGWLFTHMVSDWYNLWKGTYADSDGAHCHHIDFDKKNNNPTNIVRLTKDEHLALHRAHVSMTLHTPETIAKCRAVRQTDEFRSFMSVRMKQPQTSQILSAHAKAQWSDETYKAYMVAQWRKYLESDSNYRVQNAERLAKAQKEYWTVEENRTKQSNRTRAYYSNNPDAKKILAAMAQNQWSDPSLRAWRSDTTKAQWTPEFRQKRKNALNETYYQKTMAALNRFISSDGKLDVEAYSKFRLDAHDRTLLRYDRFCERYFQGDQPKMLSAVVNFNHKVVSVEKKGKMVDVYDLEVPGTHNFALASGVFVHNSAKQGRNRAFQAILPLRGKILNVEKSRLDKILKNQEIRNLITAIGAGVGQDFDIAKTRYHKIIIMTDADVDGAHISTLMLTLFFRYMRPLIDNGYVYLAMPPLYKVARGNKEIYAYNERERAAAIETLGKGSNIQRYKGLGEMNPHQLWETTMDPSVRLLKKVTIEDAVRADELFTILMGDAVEPRKEFITTHAKEVENLDI is encoded by the coding sequence ATGGAAGATAGCAACTACGGTGCGGACAAGATCCAGGTCCTTGAGGGACTGCAGGCGGTCAGGAAGCGCCCAGGCATGTACATCGGCTCCACCGACGCGCGGGGCCTTCATCATCTGGTATACGAGGTAGTGGACAACAGCATCGACGAGGTGATGGCCGGCTTCTGCACGAAGATCGACGTCGTCATCAACGCCGATGGTAGCGTCACCGTGTCCGATGACGGGAGGGGCATACCCACCGGCATCCACGAGAAGTACGGGCGCCCGGCGGTGGAGCTGGTCGTGACCACCTTGCATGCCGGAGGCAAGTTCGACCGCAAGTCCTACAAGGTGTCGGGCGGCCTGCACGGCGTAGGGCTCTCGGTCGTCAACGCCCTGTCCCAGTATCTCGAGACCACGGTCATGAGGGAGGGACACATACATAGGATGCGGTGCGAGCGGGGGGTGCTCACCCATCCCCTGGAGGTCGTGGGAGAGACCACCGAGACCGGCACCCAGCAGCACTTCCGGCCGGACGGGGAGATATTCGAGGACCTCAACTTCGATGCCGACACCTTGTCCCATCACCTGCAGGACCTCGCCTACCTCAACAAAGGGGTGCGTATAACCTTCCGCGACCTGCGGGCCGGCAAGGAGAGAGAGGAGGTGTTCCACGCCGAGGGCGGCATCGTCGAGTTCGTGGACCACCTGAACAAGAACAAGGTGGTCATGCATGAGCGGCCCATATACCTGACCTGCGAGCGCGAGGACGTCATGGTCGAGGTCGCCATGCAGTACACCGACGCCTTCTCCGAGAGCGTTTTCAGTTACGTCAACAACATCAACACCATCGAGGGCGGGACGCACCTCATGGGCTTCCGCTCTGCTTTGACCAGGAGCATCAACGACTATGCCAAGCGGAACAAGCTCCTCAAGGACAGCGACGAGAACCTGAGCGGGGACGACGTGCGCGAAGGATTGACCGCTATCATCAGCGTCAAGATTCCCGAGCCCCAGTTCGAGGGGCAGACCAAGACCAAGCTGGGCAACAGCGAGGTCAAGGGCATCGTCGACTCCTGCGTCTATGAAAAGTTCAACCAGTTCCTCGACGAGAACCCCAAGGTGGCCGAGGCGTGCATCCGACGCTCGATCCTCGCATACCAAGCTCGGGAGGCGGCTAGGAAGGCGCGCGAGCTGACCAGGCGCAAGGGCTTCCTCGAGGGCGGCGGACTGCCCGGCAAGCTCGCCGATTGCCAGGAGAAGGATCCAGCAAGTTCGGAACTGTTCATTGTGGAGGGCGATTCGGCCGGTGGATGTTTCTCCGGTGACACCAAGGTCGCCTTGGCCGATGGTCGGAACCTAAGTTTCGAGCAGCTGGTGGTCGAGCAGGCTAAGGGCAGAGAGCATTTCTGTTACACCATCAGGAAGGACGGCAAGATCGGGATTGAGCGGGCGATAAATGCAAGGGTGACTAAGAGAAATGCTGAGGTGGTCCAGGTCAGTCTTGATAACGGTGAGAGTATCGAATGTACCCCCGATCACCATTTCATGCTTCGTGATGGAAGCTACAGACAAGCTTCCGAACTGAGGTGTGGGGACTCCCTGATGCCTCTGTACAGGAAATTGTCTGACAAGAACGAGCCTGGGATCACCATCGATGGCTACGAAATGGTCTGGGATCCAAGCTCGGAAGGTTGGCTGTTCACCCACATGGTCTCAGACTGGTACAACCTGTGGAAGGGGACATATGCCGACTCTGATGGGGCCCACTGTCATCATATCGATTTCGACAAGAAGAACAACAACCCTACGAACATAGTTCGATTGACGAAGGATGAGCATCTTGCGTTACATCGCGCTCATGTGAGTATGACTCTCCACACGCCTGAGACAATTGCCAAATGCAGAGCTGTCCGTCAGACTGACGAATTCCGCTCATTTATGAGCGTCCGCATGAAGCAACCTCAGACAAGCCAGATATTGTCCGCCCACGCCAAGGCACAGTGGAGTGACGAGACATACAAGGCATATATGGTTGCCCAATGGCGAAAATACCTCGAATCCGACTCGAACTACCGGGTGCAAAATGCGGAGAGGCTTGCCAAGGCCCAGAAGGAATATTGGACCGTCGAGGAGAATAGAACGAAGCAATCGAATAGAACAAGGGCATACTATTCCAATAACCCAGATGCCAAAAAAATCCTCGCGGCCATGGCGCAAAATCAATGGAGCGACCCATCCCTGAGGGCATGGCGGAGTGACACTACAAAGGCACAATGGACTCCAGAGTTCAGGCAGAAGAGGAAGAATGCCCTCAATGAGACATACTACCAGAAGACTATGGCGGCCCTCAATAGGTTCATAAGCAGTGATGGCAAGCTAGACGTCGAAGCGTATAGTAAGTTTAGATTGGACGCCCACGACAGGACGCTATTGAGATACGATCGTTTCTGTGAACGGTACTTCCAGGGGGATCAGCCGAAAATGCTCAGCGCGGTCGTCAACTTTAACCATAAGGTCGTGTCAGTCGAGAAGAAGGGAAAAATGGTCGATGTCTACGACCTTGAGGTCCCCGGGACGCACAACTTCGCTTTAGCATCGGGGGTCTTCGTGCACAACAGTGCCAAACAAGGCCGCAACCGCGCTTTCCAGGCCATCCTGCCATTGAGGGGTAAGATCCTGAACGTCGAGAAGTCCCGTTTGGACAAGATCCTGAAGAACCAGGAGATCAGGAACCTGATCACCGCCATCGGCGCCGGGGTGGGACAGGACTTCGATATCGCCAAGACGCGCTACCACAAGATCATCATCATGACCGATGCCGATGTCGACGGCGCCCATATCTCGACCCTCATGCTGACGCTGTTCTTCCGCTACATGCGGCCGCTGATCGACAACGGCTACGTGTACCTGGCCATGCCCCCTCTGTACAAGGTCGCCAGGGGGAACAAGGAGATCTACGCCTACAACGAGCGGGAGCGGGCCGCGGCCATTGAGACCTTGGGTAAGGGGTCCAACATCCAGAGGTACAAGGGCCTGGGAGAGATGAACCCCCACCAGCTATGGGAGACGACCATGGACCCCTCGGTCCGGTTGCTGAAGAAGGTCACCATCGAGGACGCCGTCCGAGCGGACGAGCTATTCACCATACTCATGGGCGACGCGGTGGAGCCCCGCAAGGAGTTCATAACCACCCACGCCAAGGAAGTGGAGAACCTGGACATATGA
- the gyrA gene encoding DNA gyrase subunit A — protein MTDENNTTNNGPEEHPTLNPREIHRPIEQEMKKSYIDYAMSVIVGRALPDVRDGLKPVHRRILYTMYDLGNTFNKPHKKCARIVGDALGKYHPHGDIAVYDALVRMAQDFSLRYTLVDGHGNFGSVDGDSAAAMRYTECRLEKIAEEMLQDLEKETVNWTDNFDGSLKEPEVLPSKIPNLIVNGSSGIAVGMATNIPPHNLREVCDALVHLIDEPSADSLDLMTFVKGPDFPTGGIIYGTNGIIEAYSTGKGRLKVRARTSVEEHEGRRRIIVSQIPYQVNKSNLLENIAELVKDKRIEGITDLRDESDRDGMRIVIELRKDAMEEIVLNQLFAHTQMEVTFGVINLALVNNEPKVLTLREMLQAYIDYRKEIVTRRTQYELRQAQARDHILQGLIRAVDAIDETIRIIREARTTDEARDGLMARFELDDVQAKAILEMRLRALTGLEIEDLKAEYAAIEARIQELQGILADIAKIMAIIKDELAEVRAAYSDDRKTEIVIDTGELDIEDLIPNEEMVVMISNDNYIKRLPLDTYKQQHRGGQGLLGMETKEDDQVVDLFVTMTHNNIMFFTNKGRVFQLKAYRIPVAGRHSKGKPIVNLLPKLEEDERVEDNLPIDSVDEGLDLIFATRSGIVKRTSLREYRNIRSNGIIAIGLQDGDSLVDTKMVRPDDEVVLATRSGQAARFDASEVRSVGRPAIGVIGMRPDEGDEVVSMAVVRPEDKLLSITENGYGKISMVADYRKTHRGGKGVITIKTTDRNGGVVSVSAISDDDQIILTTVQGNVIRTRAEEIRTMGRSTQGVTIMGLSNGDKITAVARLVGAKEEMIVVNTEAKEGDDLLPAGDNSENGEQ, from the coding sequence ATGACTGACGAGAACAACACAACCAATAACGGACCGGAGGAGCACCCCACCCTAAACCCACGGGAGATCCACCGGCCCATAGAGCAGGAGATGAAGAAGTCGTACATCGACTACGCAATGAGCGTGATCGTGGGCCGCGCCCTACCCGATGTCCGCGATGGCCTCAAGCCGGTACATCGGCGGATATTGTACACCATGTACGATTTGGGGAACACCTTCAACAAACCGCACAAGAAGTGTGCCAGGATCGTCGGTGACGCGCTGGGTAAATACCACCCCCACGGCGACATCGCGGTCTACGATGCCCTGGTCCGCATGGCTCAGGACTTCTCACTGCGCTACACCTTGGTCGACGGCCACGGCAACTTCGGCAGCGTGGACGGGGACAGCGCGGCGGCCATGCGTTACACCGAGTGCCGCCTGGAGAAGATCGCCGAAGAGATGCTCCAAGATCTCGAGAAAGAGACCGTGAACTGGACGGATAATTTCGACGGCTCGCTGAAGGAGCCGGAGGTCCTGCCGTCCAAGATCCCCAACCTCATCGTCAACGGCTCCTCGGGCATCGCCGTGGGCATGGCCACCAACATCCCTCCCCACAACCTCAGGGAGGTGTGCGATGCCCTGGTCCATCTTATCGACGAGCCGTCGGCGGACAGCCTGGACCTCATGACCTTCGTCAAGGGGCCGGACTTCCCCACCGGCGGGATTATCTACGGAACGAACGGCATCATCGAGGCCTACTCGACGGGCAAGGGGCGCCTCAAGGTGAGGGCGCGGACGAGCGTGGAGGAACACGAGGGCCGGAGGCGCATCATCGTCTCCCAGATCCCCTACCAGGTCAACAAGTCCAACCTGCTGGAGAACATCGCCGAACTGGTCAAGGACAAGCGCATCGAAGGCATCACCGACCTCCGCGACGAGAGCGACCGGGACGGCATGAGGATCGTCATCGAGCTGCGCAAGGACGCCATGGAAGAGATCGTCCTCAACCAGCTGTTCGCTCACACCCAGATGGAGGTGACCTTCGGTGTCATAAACCTCGCCTTGGTCAACAACGAGCCCAAGGTGCTGACCCTCAGGGAGATGCTGCAGGCGTACATCGACTACCGCAAGGAGATCGTCACCCGACGCACGCAGTACGAACTAAGGCAAGCCCAGGCCAGGGATCACATCCTGCAGGGCCTGATACGGGCGGTGGACGCCATCGACGAGACGATCCGCATCATCCGCGAGGCCCGTACGACCGATGAAGCTCGCGACGGGCTTATGGCCCGCTTCGAGCTGGACGACGTCCAGGCCAAGGCCATCCTGGAGATGCGCCTGCGGGCCCTCACCGGGCTGGAGATCGAGGACCTCAAGGCCGAGTACGCGGCCATCGAGGCCCGCATCCAGGAGCTACAGGGCATACTCGCGGACATAGCCAAGATCATGGCCATCATCAAGGATGAGCTGGCCGAGGTCAGGGCAGCATACAGTGACGACCGCAAGACTGAGATCGTCATCGATACCGGGGAACTGGACATCGAGGACCTCATCCCTAACGAAGAGATGGTGGTCATGATTTCCAACGACAACTACATCAAGCGCTTGCCGCTCGATACCTACAAGCAGCAGCACCGCGGCGGGCAAGGCCTCCTGGGGATGGAGACCAAGGAGGACGACCAGGTGGTCGATCTCTTTGTTACCATGACCCACAACAACATCATGTTCTTCACCAACAAAGGCCGGGTGTTCCAGCTTAAGGCCTATCGCATCCCGGTGGCCGGGCGGCACTCCAAGGGGAAGCCGATCGTCAACCTGCTTCCCAAGCTGGAGGAAGACGAGAGGGTCGAGGACAATCTGCCGATCGACAGCGTGGACGAAGGCCTCGACCTCATCTTCGCCACCCGCAGCGGAATCGTGAAGCGGACCTCCCTCAGGGAGTACCGCAACATTCGATCCAACGGGATCATCGCCATCGGGTTGCAGGACGGCGATTCCCTCGTCGACACCAAGATGGTCCGGCCGGACGATGAGGTTGTCCTCGCCACCCGCAGCGGACAGGCCGCCCGGTTCGACGCCTCGGAGGTCCGTTCGGTGGGTCGCCCGGCGATCGGGGTCATCGGCATGCGGCCAGACGAGGGCGACGAGGTGGTCTCCATGGCCGTGGTGAGGCCGGAGGATAAGCTCCTCAGCATCACCGAGAACGGCTACGGCAAGATATCGATGGTGGCCGACTACCGCAAGACCCACCGCGGCGGGAAGGGGGTCATTACCATCAAGACCACCGATCGCAACGGCGGCGTGGTCTCGGTGAGCGCCATCAGTGACGACGACCAGATCATCCTCACCACCGTCCAGGGGAACGTGATCCGCACCCGGGCGGAGGAGATCCGTACCATGGGCCGCTCCACCCAGGGCGTGACCATCATGGGCCTATCCAACGGGGACAAGATCACTGCGGTGGCCCGTCTGGTCGGGGCCAAGGAGGAGATGATCGTCGTCAACACTGAGGCCAAGGAGGGCGACGACCTACTTCCTGCGGGCGACAACAGCGAGAACGGCGAACAATAG
- a CDS encoding ATPase domain-containing protein gives MKLFDGGKTTLRDSIPGLDRIFRSDIDAPKVILVTGPPGSMKTSFCHSVMSNYLNKAGQIGLYVTLEETAPSHLNNMHGLGIEPSPNMEISDVTDLRELDEVVDEEKPTDYIQFIEQTIEYYKKKHGEKFTVFALDSLGALYSLMDDSENMRKRMFYFFKTLRDQNLVSFIVMERSRGGPSDLLGNEGFLVDGIIELGLDRSRGKLARFIRVEKMRSCKHSMEKHTVEVGDKGMIILGPTLG, from the coding sequence ATGAAATTGTTTGACGGGGGTAAAACCACGCTCAGGGATTCCATACCGGGGCTCGACCGGATATTCCGTTCCGACATCGATGCCCCCAAGGTCATACTGGTCACCGGCCCTCCCGGTTCGATGAAGACCAGTTTCTGTCATTCGGTCATGTCAAATTATCTGAACAAGGCTGGCCAGATCGGCCTATACGTCACCCTGGAGGAGACCGCACCCAGCCACCTCAACAACATGCACGGGCTGGGGATCGAGCCGAGCCCCAACATGGAGATCTCGGACGTCACCGACCTCCGGGAGCTGGACGAGGTCGTCGACGAGGAGAAGCCCACAGACTACATCCAGTTCATAGAGCAGACGATCGAGTATTACAAGAAGAAGCACGGTGAAAAGTTCACCGTCTTCGCGCTGGACTCCCTGGGAGCGCTGTACTCCTTGATGGATGACAGCGAGAACATGCGCAAGAGGATGTTCTATTTCTTCAAAACGCTGCGGGACCAGAACCTGGTGTCCTTCATCGTCATGGAAAGGTCCCGCGGCGGACCGTCCGATCTGCTGGGCAACGAAGGCTTCCTGGTAGACGGCATCATCGAGCTTGGCCTTGACCGTTCCCGAGGCAAACTGGCCCGGTTCATCAGGGTGGAGAAGATGAGGTCCTGCAAGCATAGCATGGAGAAGCACACCGTCGAAGTCGGGGACAAGGGCATGATCATCCTCGGGCCGACCCTGGGATAG